Genomic segment of Octadecabacter arcticus 238:
CTTTGCCAATGCTGCGCCGGGAAGTCGAAGAATGCCATGAGTTCCTCACGATCTTTTTGCAGGCATAGTGTGGCCTTGGGGTATTTGGGTTCGTAGGTTTTGATGAACAGATCGAACGCCTTTTCTGCATCGACTTTGGTCTCGGCCTGCCAGATGTCGTGCAGCGCGGCCTTGGCTTTTGGCTGAGACAGCTTGGGTAAACAATTGAGCACGTTCATCGTTTTGTGTTGCCAACAGCGTTGATGGCGGGTCTCAGGATAGACTTCGTCCATGGCCGCCCAAAACCCCATGGCACCGTCCCCGATGGTCAGTTTGGGCGCATTCATGCCTCGGCTTTTGAGGTTAAGCAGAACCTCGCGCCAGCTCTGCGTGGACTCGCGCACCCCATCCTCAATTGCCAGAAATCGCTTCTTGCCACGGGCAGTTACCCCAATAATAACAAGGGCACAGAGCTTGTCATCCTCGCCCCGAAGGCCGCTGTGAACGCCGTCGGCCCAGATATAGACGATGGGCTCGTCATCTAACTCAGCGCCTTTCCAAGCCTCGTATTCATTGGCCCAATCGCGTTTTAAACGCGAAACCGTATTAGCCGACAAGCCAACGGCATCTGGGCCCAGAAGAACCTTGAGGGCGGGAGCCATCTCGCCGCTGGAGATCCCTTTGAGGTAAAGCCATGGCAAGGCCGCTTCCAGCGTCTTCGTGCGGCGCACATAGGGCGGCACCAGGGCAGACCGGAATGTCACCGGTGTGCCGTCCTTGGACCGAACCTTTGGAATGCGCACGCTCACAGGGCCAATGCCCGTTTGAAACGGGCGGGCCGGATGATGTCCATTACGCACGACTGCCGCGTGACCGGCATCGGTGCGTAAGCCGGTAAATTGCGCCAAATAACTGACAAGCTCAGCCTCAACTGCTGTCGCGATCAATTGTTGTGCTCCCGTTTTCAGCAACTCCGTCAACGCGTCCGTCATCTCGTCTCGACGCGCAAAATCAACAATGTTAGTAGTTCCCATGGTGGTGTATCTCCTTTGGTTGGGCTGCTGTCTTCCAACAACAATTCAACCAGATACGCCGCCAACCTTCAAACCACTCAAACACCAGATTCAGTCATAGCTCCGAATGATGAAATGCTGACAGGGGCAAAATAATGTCCCACTGCGTTCCTTTTATATTGAATTGCTAGCGATTGGTTTTCTCGGACAATGGCCACATGCTGGCAACTCCAAGACCTACTATGATT
This window contains:
- a CDS encoding IS256-like element ISOan6 family transposase encodes the protein MGTTNIVDFARRDEMTDALTELLKTGAQQLIATAVEAELVSYLAQFTGLRTDAGHAAVVRNGHHPARPFQTGIGPVSVRIPKVRSKDGTPVTFRSALVPPYVRRTKTLEAALPWLYLKGISSGEMAPALKVLLGPDAVGLSANTVSRLKRDWANEYEAWKGAELDDEPIVYIWADGVHSGLRGEDDKLCALVIIGVTARGKKRFLAIEDGVRESTQSWREVLLNLKSRGMNAPKLTIGDGAMGFWAAMDEVYPETRHQRCWQHKTMNVLNCLPKLSQPKAKAALHDIWQAETKVDAEKAFDLFIKTYEPKYPKATLCLQKDREELMAFFDFPAQHWQSIRTSNPIESAFATIRHRTKRSKGCLSRDGMLHMMFKLGQCAEQNWRKLRGFDYLAKVITGVTFKDGIETTNPDQITA